atattcatgtatattaaccaaatccgagttagaatcacttaccctgatgAATTGCTTGAAAACCCCTCGAAAAATCGCCACAAACCGGGCTTCCTAGGTCCAAAATGTGAAATTATGCCCTAAACCCCGTTATATAGTACACTCTTTGATCTCCACAATGCGGTCCACGAAAATCCTATCGCAGCCGCAAAAATTCAACCACTGCGGTCGCAAAAAAGTAGTGCGGTCCGCGCTTCTGGTGTCTGCGGTGAATGATAtgatataggcttccgaaatcGGACCAACGAACCTGCAGATTCTCCAAGGAGAGCCTCCGTGGCCAAAATTTTGATGTTTGCTCCCCCTCCTCCGCGGTCCGCAACATTTCACCCAGGTCCGCGTGTTCAAGGCACCAGAACCTAGCCAGAGTTTTGGAAATGCCCGAACTCGCTTAAAACTcacccaaaacacacccgaggcctatgaaacctcaaccaaaggtaccatcatgtcctaaaataccataccaACTCAATCGATCtttcgaatcacatcaaacgataACAAAAACATGAATCGTACACCaactcaagcttaatgaacttgaaacctcaaacttctacaaccgatgctgaaacctatcaaacctcgtccgaataacctccaattttgcacacatgtTACAAATGATattacaaacctactccaactcccgGAATTCTATTTTGACTCTAATATCAAGTTTTCCACTGCCGACTGGAAATcgtcaaattttcaattttgccaattcaagcctaattctaccacggaccttcaaaacataatccgaacacgctcctatgTCCTAAATCACCTAATAGAGCTATTAGAATCATAAAAAATCTATTACAGAGTCGTTTACACATATTTCACCTTCCAGTCAAATTATTCAACTTAAGTTTTTTTCTTGgagactaagtgtttcaattCATTTTAAAACCTCATCAGACCCTAACCAATTATCctggcaagtcacataacaaaagtaaagcatgaatttagtagTAAATGGGGGATACGGGGCTATAACTCATAAAACGACTGGCCAGGtagttacatcctccccctcttaaataaatgttcatcctcgaacgagtctacaaacatacctaaagcctcaaataggtgtgaATATCTACTCAACATCTTTTGCTCGGTATCCCAAGTAGCcttctccatgggccgacctctccgctGCACTTTCAcagaagttatatcctttgacctcaacattCGGACTTGTCGCTCCAAAATAGTCgtcggctccacatcataagtcaaatcaccgtctaactaaaccatgctgaaatccaaaacatgagacaaatcgccaatatacttctggagcatagaaacatgaaataccggatgcacactcgacaatctaggtggcaaagcaagcttacaagccacctccccaatcctccgaagcacctcaaaaggcccactGAACTGAGGGCTcaatttgcccttcttcccaattctcataacacccttcatgggcgaaatcttcagtagaaccttctccccaaccatgtaagacacatcactaaccttcctgtcagcataactcgtttgtctcgactgcgctgtatgaagctgctcctgaatcactttcaccttgtccaaagcatcctgtaccaagtctgtacccaaaattCTAGCCttgcccggctcaaaccaacccactggagatctacaccgcctcccatataaagcctcatatggagccatctgaatacttgactgataactgttgttataaatAAACTCCGCGagtggtagaaactaatcccatgaatCCCCAAAATCAATGAAACCAGTgcataacatgtcctccaatatttgaatagtgcgctcggactgtccgtccgtctgagggtgaaaagttgtgctcaactcaacctgagtacccaactctcgctgtacaGCCTTcgaaaactgcgatgtaaactgagtacctctatatgaaatgatggaaaccggaataccatgcaggtgaacaatctctcggatataaatctcagctaaccgcttTGAAGAGTAGGTAGTAgacacatgaatgaagtgcgcaaacttggtcagccgatccacaactacccaaatagcattgaacttcctcaaagtctatgggagtccaactacaaaatccatggtgatccgctcccacttccactctagaatatccatctgctgaagcaagccacccgatctctgatgctcatatttcacctgctgacaattgagacatcgagctacaagccccactatatccttcttcatcttcctccaccaatagtgatatctcaaatcttggtacatctttgcggcacccggatggatggaataccgcgagctatgggcctcctcaagaatcaactccaaAAGCCCATCTAcgttgggcacacatatccgacccaACATCATTAACACCCCTTTATCACCAATAGTTACATCTCtagcatcgtcgtgctgaactctttctttaaggacaagcaaatgaggatcatcatactggcgttcTGTGATACGATCAGACAAAGaataccgagaaaccacacaagctaagatccgactaggctccaaaatatccaacctcacaaactgattggccaaggtctggACATCACCAGCAATAGGTCTCCCCCCAGcaggaatatatgtcaaactgcccatactcaccgccttcctactcaaggcatcatcCATTACATTGGCTTTTCCCGAATGGtataaaatagtaatatcatagtcctttagaagctccaaccatctctgctgcctcaaattgagatctttctgtttgaacaagtgctgaaggCTACGataatcagtaaacacctcacaagacacaccatagagataatgacTCCAAATcatcaacgcgtgaacaatggcagtcaactccaaatcgtgaacatggtagtttttctcatggggcttcaattgccgagaagcataagcaatcactctaccctcctgcatcaacacacacccaataccaactctagaaacatcacaatatattgtatatgaacataaagctgatggaaaaactaacactggagttgtggtcaaggcagtcttgagcttctggaagctcgcctcacactcatccgaccacctgaaaggagcacccttttgagtcaatttagtcaagggtgatgcaatagatgaaaatccctgaatgaaccgatggtaataaccctcTAAAACAAGAACATTGTGAATCTCTgcagctgaggacggtctaggccagctctcaaccacctctatcttcttcagatcgaCCTAAATACCCTTaatggacaccacgtgccctaagaaagccactgaactgagccaaaactcgcacttagagaactttgcataaagcttctcctccctcaactgtTGCAAtgcaactctcaaatgctcagtgTGCTCCTCCTGGCTCCGCGAGTACTCTAGAATataatcaatgaatacaataacaaacgagtcaaCATAAGGCCAAAACACGCTGTCATTAAAtacatgaatgttgctggggcatttgtcagcccaaaagacatcacaaagaactcataatgaccatatcgggtccttaaagttgtcttaagaatgtccgagtctctgatcttcaactggtgatacccttaCCTGAgattaatcttggagaacactctctctccctgaagctggtcaaataaatcatcaatatgaggcaaagtatacttgttcttgattgtgactttgtttaactgcctgtaatcaatgcacatcctcatcatgccatccttcttctttacaaatagaataggtgcaccccaaggcgacacactaggacgaataaaccccttatcaaggagttcctgaagttattccttcaactcctttaactcggtcggtgccatacgatatggtggaatagaaatgggatgagtgcccgacacaaaatcaataccaaagtcaatatccctctctggtggcatgcccagcaggtctgtaggaaatacaTCCAGAAAGTTCCTCACTACCTGAACCGAATCTAtcctaggagtctctgcactaacatccctcacaaaggccaaataagaaagacaacccttcccaaccatccgctaggCCTAACCTTTCAACTCAATCCGTGGAACACTTCGCATAGCCAATGACACTGTCTTagtatgacagtccaaaatagcacgacgcggagataaccaatccatgcccaatatcatatAAAAATCAACCATACAAAGTAAcagaaggtccactcgggtctccaaacctccaatagtcactacacacgataGATATATGCAGTCCACAACAatgtatcgcccaccggagtagatacatgaatagatgaaacaagagactcatggggcatatccaaataatgagaaaaatatgatgacacgtacaaaaaagtggaaccaggatcaaataacactgaggcatctctgtggaaaattgagacaatacatgtgatcacggcATTTGAAGCAATAATATCAGGTCTGGCTGGGAGTTCATAGAGATGGGCCTGACCACCGcatgatcgacctccccctctagggtgacccctcgCTGACtatcctccacccctagctgactggatgggtggtgaagtaactattGCTAAAGTTGATGGATGACTCATCTACTGAGGCTGACCCCCATGAcgacaaggacactgcctccacatatgccccaactctccacactcataacaaccccctggtgttggagacggggactgaagggaacccctaacaCCGGGATAACCAGTAAAAGAACCTGACATGGAtaagccctgaactgatggagcatgggacgaACTCTGGGATGGAAGGGCACTAACTAATGAATGGCCTTaatgagaattgtgagaaccatggctcgatgatgccccacgatgaacTAGGCGAGCTGAcggagcatgtctgaatggacggcctttTCCGTACTGAAACTGACCCCCATGATGAGCACCACTGAGTCCACCCTAACcatgaggcctcttagcctctctCTCAACCCTCTCTTGGCCACAAACCATCTCGATCTATCAAGCAATGTCGACAACATCATCAAAAGTGGCACCAgataccctctctctggtcataagcaaTCGAAGCTAAAAATTGAGGTTGTCTATAagcctcctaatcctctctcggtctgtgggaaccaaccaaactgcatgacgagccaactcggaGAACTGTACCTCATACTGTGTAACAGACCTATCACCCTAACgaagctgctcgaactgcctgcgtagGTCCTCTCAGTGAGACtcaggtacaaacttctccagaaagataACGAAGAACTGCTGCAAAGAAAGAGGTGTTGtgccaaccggcctacgcctctcgtaagcctcccaccaactaagtgAATCCCCGGAGAACTGGAAAGTAGTAAATgggaccccactggtctccagaatacctgtggtctgaagcatcctctgacacttatccaagaaattATGTGCATCATCACCCTCAGCACCACTAAATGACGGAGGTTGGAGtctcccaaacctctccaataTGTGATGCTCGTCCTTTGGCataacaggagctacatagtcttgagcagatgcaaccggttgggctggaggtgcccccggtgtcttaAGTCCAtgtacaacctgctcaggtgGGAGAGCGgtaggagtctgagtgcctcccccggcctgaaaAGTGGTCGTggtcgtagtaactgagaccgcttgAACCaagccagtgcacactgatagaatctaagctagggcctcctgaaggcctgggataacaataggcatagttgatgcctgagctggtcctgctggagtgtccacaattgggacctgatcatgaactggggcagttggtggatctacaggtgctggcCTAGGTGCTGtgtgggctacacccctgcccctaccacggccttgaCCTAGACCTTGGCCTCTCACGatcccaactggtggtactggtggtcatccatccttcccggtagcacgtgtcctcactatttgtgagagaatagaataacagaagtttagttaccagaatcaacagattcacacgacaagaattcaagaatgtaaagttttccttaaggttctgtagcctctcgaagataagtacagacgtctctgtactgatccacaagactctactaaacccactcatgactcgtgagacctatgtaacctgggctctgataccaacttgtcacgaccccaaaaccaactCAATCATGATGGCGTCTATCATAGAACTAGGCTTGTTGACACAAttccaaaacaaataaacatttCATAATAAGGATGtttttaagctattaattaataaaaatttaCAACATAAGTCTAAATAACAAGTGCGGAAAGAACAAAGGCCCGACATCGGGTGTCACCAGTTATGAGCGTCTACTAAGGACTATCCGATAACAACTAGGACTATTACAGTCTGGAAAACACTAATATAGTCTAAGGaggataagagggagaagagcaaggctgcGATCTCCATGCAATTACATTGCCGACTCCGAATATCTATGACAGATGAAATATCAGCGCTCGCTATCACGTCCaacaactcctggatctgcacacaaggtgtagggagtaatgtgagtgcgccaactcagtaagtaagaaaggtaaataaagactgagtagtAAGAAACACATAAATACACACAGTAATTACAATagactttcaaaatagtatataaatcaaatcatctcgttaaaACTCCAATCgcagtaaaaatcatttgaagatatttttccATCAGTTTCAACAGAGGTTCAATGAAGTTTAGAGTAAAAGTGACGAAAATCATAAATAACACCTCGAGCAAAACATGTATCATATACCACCCCTCGGCATAACATCactcagaatcagcccctcgggcaacatcatatcactcacttagGGTGCCCGCGcttactaggggtgtacaaactccagaggggctcctacatcccaagcgctataacaaggcacctcgtggcataattaattaggccatcggcctctcataatcacaaatcagtaacaacatgttgtgccgcgcagcccgatcccaaaatatcctcacaacacaggccatctgcctcactcagtcaaaaccctctcaagccactcgggctatcagtaaaataaggtgctcagcccaaaatatcattgtATGCATCAAAACGGAAtaaataaggctgagttaggGAATCAGTAAAACATAGAATGACTAAGTGCAAATCTTaaatcaaaacagtaaggaaatagtaataaagagcccctaagggtccaaacagcttggcacgaggcccaaatatggcattcaacccaaaatatagtaATATTTTCCAAACTATataagtatcaaatagttttcagtcaaatacgcaacttaatagtTTCTACGGGATGGagcaagtcacaatctccaacggtgcacgccctcacgctcgtcatctagcatgtgctcACCTCAGaatagtgaaacgatgtgaaatccggggatTCATACCcgcaggacaagatttacaatcattacttacctcaaatcgatcaaaatcctactccgcgatgcctttgcctctcgaatcgacctccaaatgcctcgaatctaacTACAACTAATTTGAATAAGTCAATACAAtgtataggaatcaattccatatgaaattactAATTTTCCACAAAAATTCGAATTTAACTCAAAAATTGCACGTGGGacccacatcttggaatccgacgaaactcacaaaatccgacaactcattcaaccacgagtccaactatactagtttcactcaaatccgactccaattCGATGTTCAAATCctaaaaatttattttatgaagtttctacaatttttcccaaattcccACCTCAAAGTACTAACCAAATGATGAAACCattgatatattcatgtatattaaccaaatccgagttagaatcatttatcccgatgaatttcttgaaaaatccTCGAAGAATCGCCACAAACCGAGCTCCCAAGGTCCAAACTGTGAAATAATGTCCTAAACCCCATTTATATAGTACACGCTCTGATCTCCACAATGCGTTCCACGAAAATCCAAGCGCAGCCGTGAAAATCCAGCCACCACGGTCGCAAAAAGTAGCGCGGTTTGCGCTTCTGGCagctgcagtgacaggctttagtattttggctataactttgcctacagatatccaaatgatgacttctttatctttctggaaactagacacaaagagctacaactttcatttttgaattatATCAATATGCTTTGTAAATCAAACGATATAGGATTCCGAAGTCGGACCAACGAACCTGCGGATTCTCCCTGGAGCGCCTCCGCGACCAAAATTTCGCTGTCCGCGTCCCCTCCTCTGCGGTCCATTAAATTTCACCCAGGTACGCTTTTTTAAGGCACCAGAACCTTGCCAGAGCTCCGAAAATGCCCACACTCGCTTAAAACTCAcatgaaacacacctgaggcctccgaaacctcaaccaaaggtaccatcaagtcctaaaataccataccaACTCAATAGAGCTCTCAAACCTCATCAAACGATAACAAAAGCATGAATCGCACATCaactcaagcttaatgaacttgaaacctccaacttccacaaccgatgtcgaaacctatcaaacctcgtccgaataacctccAATTTTTCACATACTTCACAAATGACATTAAGAACCAACTCCAACTCCCGAAATTCTATTTcgactccgatatcaaattttccactgtcgaccggaaatcgccaaattttcaatttttccaaTTCTAGtttaattctaccacggaccttcaaaacacaatccgaacatgctcctaagtccaaaatcatctaacggagctattggaatcatcaaaaatccatTCCGGTGTCGTTTACACATATTTCACCTTTCGGTCAAATTATTTAACTTAAGTTTTCTTcttggagactaagtgtctcaatttatttcaaaacctcaccggaccttaaccaattaccccggcaagtcacataacaactataaagcatgaatttagcagTAAATGGGAGAAATAGGGCTATAACTCATggaacgaccggccgagtcgttacaggTGATTTCTTACTTAAAGGCCCAACCaatggttgggaaggggtgttTATCATATTTGGCTTTTGTGAGAGATGTTGATGTTGAGACCCCTACTATTAATTCTATTACGGTAGTGCaagacttttcggatgtgttttctGCAGAtatgtcgggcatgccaccctacagggatattgatttcggtattaatttggtattgggaactcagcccatttctattcctctgtatcgcaTGGCGCCAAccgagttgaaagaattgaaagaacaactccaggaactccttaataaggAGTTTATTACACCTAGCGTgtcgccttagggtgcgccggtACTGTTTGTAAAAAAAAGATGGTACTAtgtggatgtgtattgattacagacagttgaacaaagtcataaTTAAAAACAATTACCCTTTGTCgcgcattgatgatctatttgaccagcttcagggagcgagagtgttctccaaaattgatttaaggtctgggtatcaccagttgaaaatttGGGATTCGGATATTCTAAAGACGGCATTCAGGACTCATTATGGTCATTATGAATTTCTCGTGATGTCTTTTGAGCTGATCAATGCCCCAGCGACATTTATGCACTTGATGAATAACATATTCTAGTCTTACCTTGATACATTTTTcgtagtatttattgatgatatcatggtgtactcacgtagccaggaggagcatgcaacACTTGGGTATTATATTACAAAGGCTAAGGGATGAGAGACTTTATGccaaattctccaagtgtgagttctggcttagttcagtggcattcttgggataTATAATGTCCAGTGAGGGGATTTGTGTGgacccgaagaaaatagaggcagtTCAAAGTTGTCCCAGGCCATCTTCAGCTACTGAGATTTGGAGTTTTCTCGGCTTAGCCGGATATTATCGATGTTTTATGGAGGGTTCTcgtctattgcagcacctatgactaaattgacccagaaaggtgctccattcaggtggtcagatgagtatgaagagagctttcagaagctcaagactgccttgaccacaactttagttctagttttgccttcaaCATCGGGCTCttatactgtatattgtgatgcttctcggattggAATTGGATGTGTCTtcatgcaggagggtagagtaatTGCTTATGCTTCGTGCCAGTTGAAGacacatgaaaagaactaccttgttcatgatttagaattggcagctattgttcatgcattgaagattttgaggcactatctctatggtgtgtcttgtgaagtATTTATAGATCATCAGagtcttcagcattt
The Nicotiana sylvestris chromosome 11, ASM39365v2, whole genome shotgun sequence DNA segment above includes these coding regions:
- the LOC138881838 gene encoding uncharacterized protein; protein product: MIWSHYLYGVSCEVFTDYRSLQHLFKQKDLNLRQQRWLELLKDYDITILYHSGKANVMDDALSRKAVSMGSLTYIPAGGRPIAGDVQTLANQFVRLDILEPSRILACVVSRYSLSDRITERQYDDPHLLVLKERVQHDDARDVTIGDKGVLMMLGRICVPNVDGLLELILEEAHSSRGTQFTSQFSKAVQRELGTQVELSTTFHPQTDGQSERTIQILEDMLCTGFIDFGDSWD